A window of the Salmo trutta chromosome 25, fSalTru1.1, whole genome shotgun sequence genome harbors these coding sequences:
- the LOC115162061 gene encoding leucine-rich repeat-containing protein 57 — MGNSAIKAHLENSQKTGIFQLTGKGLPEFPEELQRLTGNLRTVDLSSNKIEVLPAAIGNFLQMKSLTLNCNKLTSLPDEIGKLKKLETLLLNGNQLTQLPSGVGQLKALRTLSLSGNKFREFPGGLGSLRHLDVLDLSKNHIQAVPAEVAALQAIEINLNQNQISVVSAEVSTCQRLKVLRLEENCLELTSIPVSILTSSQVSLLSVEGNLFEVKNMRDLEGYEKYMERFTATKKKFA; from the exons ATGGGAAACAGTGCCATCAAAGCCCATCTGGAAAACTCACAGAAGACTGGGATCTTTCAGCTGACAGGGAAAGGTCTCCCTGAG TTCCCCGAGGAGCTCCAGAGGTTGACTGGAAACCTACGGACTGTAGATCTGTCTTCCAACAAGATTGAAGTGCTGCCTGCCGCCATAGGAAATTTCCTTCAGATGAAGAGTCTGACCTTAAATTGTAATAAACTCA CAAGTCTCCCAGATGAAATTGGGAAGCTTAAGAAACTAGAGACCCTCTTGCTGAATGGGAACCAACTGACGCAGCTCCCTAGCGGTGTAGGGCAGTTGAAAGCGTTGCGCACCCTCAGCCTGTCTGGGAACAAGTTCCGGGAGTTTCCTGGCGGCCTCGGCTCCCTACGACACCTGGACGTCCTGGACCTGTCCAAGAACCACATCCAGGCTGTGCCTGCTGAGGTAGCGGCCCTGCAGGCCATCGAGATCAATCTCAACCAAAACCAG ATTTCAGTGGTGTCTGCGGAGGTGTCCACCTGCCAGAGGCTAAAGGTGCTGAGACTGGAGGAGAACTGTCTAGAGCTCACCTCCATCCCTGTGTCCATCCTCACCAGCTCCCAGGTGTCTCTGCTCTCTGTGGAGGGCAACCTGTTCGAGGTGAAAAATATGCGGGACCTGGAAGGGTATGAGAAG TACATGGAGCGTTTCACTGCAACCAAGAAGAAGTTTGCCTGA